The following are encoded together in the Cryptosporangium phraense genome:
- the gap gene encoding type I glyceraldehyde-3-phosphate dehydrogenase: MTKIAINGFGRIGRNVLRALLERDSKLDVVAVNDLTEPAALARLLAFDSTAGRLGRPVEAEGDALVVDGRRITVLAERDPALLPWKDLQVDVVLEATGRFTSAKAARAHLDAGARRVLVGAPSDGADVTLAYGVNTDAYDPTAHTIISNASCTTNALAPLAKVLDDLAGIEHGFMTTVHAYTQEQNLQDGPHRDPRRARAAGINIVPTTTGAAKAIGLVLPGLDGKLSGDSIRVPVPVGSIVELNTVVRADVTRDEVLAAYRNAAAGPLAGILEYSEDALVSSDITGNPASSIFDSALTRVDGRHVKVVAWYDNEWGFSNRVIDTLELLAH, encoded by the coding sequence ATGACGAAAATCGCGATCAACGGATTCGGGCGGATCGGCCGCAACGTCCTCCGCGCCCTGCTGGAGCGCGACAGCAAGCTCGACGTCGTCGCCGTGAACGATCTGACCGAACCGGCCGCGCTGGCGCGGCTGCTCGCCTTCGACTCGACCGCGGGCCGGCTGGGCCGGCCGGTCGAGGCCGAGGGCGACGCCCTCGTCGTCGACGGCCGCCGCATCACGGTCCTGGCCGAGCGCGACCCGGCCCTTCTCCCCTGGAAGGACCTACAGGTCGACGTGGTCCTCGAGGCCACCGGCCGGTTCACGTCCGCGAAGGCGGCCCGCGCCCACCTGGACGCCGGAGCCAGGCGCGTGCTGGTCGGCGCCCCCTCCGACGGCGCCGACGTGACGCTGGCCTACGGCGTGAACACCGACGCGTACGACCCGACCGCGCACACGATCATCTCGAACGCCTCCTGCACGACGAACGCGCTCGCCCCGCTGGCCAAGGTCCTCGACGACCTGGCCGGTATCGAGCACGGATTCATGACCACCGTGCACGCGTACACACAGGAGCAGAACCTGCAGGACGGCCCGCACCGCGACCCGCGCCGGGCCCGCGCGGCCGGGATCAACATCGTGCCGACGACGACCGGAGCCGCGAAGGCGATCGGGCTCGTGCTGCCGGGCCTGGACGGCAAGCTGTCCGGCGACTCGATCCGGGTGCCGGTACCGGTCGGGTCGATCGTCGAGCTGAACACGGTGGTCCGCGCCGACGTCACGCGCGACGAGGTGCTGGCGGCGTATCGGAACGCAGCGGCCGGCCCGCTCGCCGGGATCCTCGAGTACTCCGAGGACGCGCTGGTCTCCTCCGACATCACCGGCAACCCGGCGTCGTCGATCTTCGACTCCGCGCTCACCCGGGTGGACGGACGGCACGTCAAGGTCGTCGCCTGGTACGACAACGAGTGGGGCTTCTCCAACCGCGTCATCGACACACTGGAACTACTGGCACACTAA
- a CDS encoding GlxA family transcriptional regulator, which yields MSASRHRRVAVLVLDGAKPLDVGIPAQVFSTRPSMPYEVRVCGVRPGPITGGDGLSYHVAHGLEALTWADIVFVPGYRRPDQEVPPASVLDALRAAHDRGARLAAISTGAFALAATGLLDGRRATTHWHYTRALATKYPRIKVDENVLFVDEKTVLTSAGAASGIDLCLHVLRSDLGVAASNHTARRLVAAPYRSGGQAQYVPRSVPQARGEQFAATREWALHHLGDDLTLDRLAANAKVSARTFSRRFLEETGYTPMQWVLRARVDLARELLERSERGIEQIAADVGLGTGTNLRLHFRQILGTTPSEYRRTFKT from the coding sequence GTGTCCGCCTCTCGCCACCGCCGGGTCGCGGTGCTCGTGCTCGACGGCGCGAAGCCGCTCGACGTCGGCATCCCGGCGCAGGTGTTCTCGACCCGGCCGAGCATGCCGTACGAGGTCCGGGTCTGCGGCGTCCGGCCGGGGCCAATCACCGGCGGCGACGGGCTCTCGTACCACGTGGCCCACGGCCTGGAGGCGCTGACCTGGGCCGACATCGTCTTCGTCCCCGGTTACCGGCGGCCCGACCAGGAGGTCCCGCCGGCTTCCGTGCTCGACGCGCTCCGGGCGGCCCACGACCGCGGGGCCCGGCTGGCCGCGATCTCCACCGGCGCGTTCGCGCTCGCCGCGACCGGCCTGCTCGACGGTAGGCGCGCGACGACCCACTGGCACTACACCCGGGCGCTGGCCACGAAGTACCCACGGATCAAAGTCGACGAGAACGTGCTGTTCGTCGACGAGAAGACCGTGCTGACGTCGGCCGGAGCCGCTTCCGGGATCGACCTGTGCCTGCACGTGCTGCGCAGCGACCTCGGGGTCGCCGCGTCCAACCACACGGCCCGGCGGCTGGTCGCGGCGCCCTACCGCAGCGGTGGCCAGGCCCAGTACGTGCCGCGGTCGGTGCCCCAGGCGCGCGGGGAGCAGTTCGCGGCGACCCGCGAGTGGGCGCTGCACCACCTGGGTGACGACCTCACGCTGGATCGGCTGGCCGCGAACGCGAAGGTGTCGGCTCGCACGTTCTCCCGCCGGTTCCTCGAGGAGACCGGGTACACGCCGATGCAGTGGGTGCTGCGCGCTCGCGTCGATCTCGCTCGTGAGCTGCTCGAACGCTCGGAGCGGGGCATCGAGCAGATCGCCGCCGACGTCGGCCTCGGAACCGGCACCAACCTCCGCCTGCACTTCCGCCAGATCCTCGGCACCACCCCCAGCGAATACCGCCGCACCTTCAAGACGTAG
- a CDS encoding Na+/H+ antiporter yields the protein MTALELLVAVGLAILVCNYVARRIRVAPPAVLLVGGVLLGFLPPLREIELPPDVVLLLFLPVLLYWEAFTSSLREIRVNQRIIVLTSTVLVAATAALVAVTAHLFGVPWGPAWVLGAAVAPTDATAVGVLGRGLPRRVATMMRAESLVNDGTALVIYALAVAVTVGEEHFSVPRLGEMFGLAYGGGIAVGALVTWVSLLVRRRLRDPAQHNLLALVTPLGAYLLAEQVHASGVLAVVVSGLWVSQVSPRSFPADAREHVHTVMTFVTSLLNGALFVLIGIEIHGAVSGLTSTGLARGLIAVLAVSAAVVLARFAFFFTSPYVIRLLDHRPKQRRLRMTARPRTVLAAAGFRGAVSLAAALAVPETLTNGSPFPDRDLIVFATAGVIAVTLLVQAPLLPGVVRWSGLTPDGAGELRRAEIAAVQAALDAFPQVVARLHTSDAVVDEVRTEYDRHLRALRAGQTDDADDRSASDAQAQYVDLRLALVAEKHAMIVRLRDENEIDDDVLRQIQADLDVEKSHVSRRRPS from the coding sequence ATGACTGCCCTGGAGCTTCTCGTCGCGGTCGGCCTGGCGATCCTGGTCTGCAACTACGTGGCCCGCCGGATCCGGGTGGCCCCGCCCGCCGTGCTGCTCGTCGGCGGGGTGCTGCTCGGTTTCCTGCCTCCGCTGCGCGAGATCGAGCTGCCGCCGGACGTCGTCCTGCTGCTGTTCCTGCCGGTGCTGCTGTACTGGGAGGCGTTCACCTCCTCGCTCCGCGAGATCCGGGTCAACCAGCGGATCATCGTGCTGACCAGCACGGTGCTGGTCGCCGCGACCGCGGCCCTGGTCGCGGTGACCGCCCACCTGTTCGGCGTGCCCTGGGGCCCGGCCTGGGTGCTCGGCGCCGCCGTCGCCCCGACCGACGCGACCGCGGTCGGCGTCCTCGGCCGCGGGCTGCCCCGGCGGGTTGCGACGATGATGCGGGCCGAGAGCCTGGTCAACGACGGCACCGCGCTGGTCATCTACGCGCTCGCGGTCGCGGTGACGGTCGGCGAGGAGCACTTCAGCGTCCCCCGGCTCGGCGAGATGTTCGGCCTCGCCTACGGCGGCGGCATCGCCGTCGGTGCGCTGGTGACCTGGGTCAGCCTGCTGGTCCGCCGCCGTCTGCGCGATCCGGCCCAGCACAACCTGCTGGCCCTCGTCACGCCCCTGGGGGCGTACCTGCTGGCCGAGCAGGTGCACGCCTCCGGCGTGCTGGCCGTCGTCGTCAGTGGCCTGTGGGTCAGCCAGGTCTCTCCCCGCTCGTTCCCGGCCGACGCCCGGGAGCACGTGCACACCGTGATGACGTTCGTGACCTCGCTGCTCAACGGTGCGCTGTTCGTGCTGATCGGCATCGAGATCCACGGCGCGGTGAGCGGCCTGACCAGCACCGGGCTGGCCCGGGGGCTGATCGCGGTGCTGGCCGTGTCGGCGGCCGTGGTGCTGGCCCGGTTCGCGTTCTTCTTCACCAGCCCGTACGTGATCCGGCTGCTCGACCACCGGCCGAAGCAGCGCCGGCTGCGGATGACCGCCCGCCCGCGGACCGTCCTGGCCGCCGCCGGCTTCCGGGGCGCGGTGTCGCTGGCCGCGGCGCTGGCCGTCCCGGAGACGCTCACCAACGGCTCGCCGTTCCCCGACCGGGATCTGATCGTGTTCGCCACCGCCGGGGTGATCGCGGTGACGCTGCTCGTGCAGGCGCCGCTGCTGCCCGGCGTCGTCCGCTGGTCGGGGCTGACCCCGGACGGCGCCGGCGAGCTCCGCCGGGCCGAGATCGCCGCGGTACAGGCCGCCTTGGATGCGTTTCCGCAGGTGGTGGCCCGTCTGCACACGTCGGATGCGGTCGTCGACGAGGTCCGCACGGAATACGACCGCCACCTGCGGGCCCTGCGGGCCGGCCAGACCGACGACGCCGACGACCGCTCCGCCTCGGACGCCCAGGCCCAGTACGTCGACCTGCGGCTGGCGCTGGTGGCCGAGAAGCACGCGATGATCGTCCGGCTCCGCGACGAGAACGAGATCGACGACGACGTCCTGCGTCAGATCCAGGCCGACCTGGACGTCGAGAAGTCGCACGTCAGCCGCCGCCGCCCGTCCTGA
- the atzF gene encoding allophanate hydrolase, which translates to MIGDRVRAAYARIAEVDRPEVWIALRPLDEVLAEAATIDPSLPLAGLLAAVKGNIDVAGLPTTAAAPSYAYTPAVDATAVARLRAAGALILGVTNLDQFATGLVGTRSPYGAVRNAFDASRISGGSSSGSAVAVALGLVDLALGTDTAGSGRVPAALNGLVGVKPTKGLIPTTGVVPACRSLDCVTVFARDLRLARRTIELLSGPDGLDPLARPDSPPSSVEGVHRLAIPTAEHLEGLADGWASAFADVVGRFRAAGVEIVEVDVTPLLRAAALLYEGAFVAERTAGVGDHITAHQHLIGTDLDPTVAGIILGGTRFTAADVFRDQQRLDELGAAGRAALAGTTALLTPTTTWHPTLAQVAEDPVGANARMGRYTNFANLLDLASLAVPAGVVDGLPFGVMLTGPAFSDRTLASLAQLLADPPVELFVVGAHLSGHPLNHELVAAGGSCVGRAETTPDYRLYALDTVPPKPGLLRAAGGASIAGEVWRLSASGFGAFVAGLPRPMTIGTVTLADGRTVRGFLTEAIATETAEDITAHGSWPSALAARTVDPALSPG; encoded by the coding sequence GTGATCGGCGATCGAGTCCGGGCCGCGTACGCGCGGATCGCCGAGGTCGATCGTCCGGAGGTGTGGATCGCGCTGCGTCCGCTGGACGAGGTGCTGGCCGAGGCGGCGACGATCGATCCGTCGCTGCCGCTGGCCGGGTTGCTCGCCGCGGTCAAGGGCAACATCGACGTCGCCGGGCTGCCGACCACCGCGGCCGCGCCGTCCTACGCCTACACCCCGGCGGTGGACGCGACCGCGGTCGCGCGGCTGCGGGCGGCCGGGGCGCTGATCCTCGGCGTGACGAACCTCGACCAGTTCGCGACCGGTCTGGTCGGCACCCGCAGCCCGTACGGGGCGGTGCGCAACGCGTTCGACGCCTCCCGGATCTCCGGCGGATCGAGCTCGGGGTCGGCGGTGGCCGTCGCACTGGGGCTGGTCGACCTGGCGCTGGGCACCGACACCGCGGGCAGCGGCCGGGTGCCGGCCGCGCTGAACGGGCTGGTCGGCGTGAAGCCCACGAAGGGCCTGATCCCGACGACCGGGGTCGTCCCGGCCTGCCGGAGCCTGGACTGCGTCACGGTGTTCGCCCGGGACCTGCGCCTGGCCCGGCGGACGATCGAGCTGCTCAGCGGCCCGGACGGCCTGGACCCGCTGGCCCGCCCGGACTCCCCGCCGTCGTCCGTCGAGGGAGTTCATCGGCTCGCGATCCCGACCGCCGAGCATCTCGAGGGGCTGGCCGACGGGTGGGCCTCGGCGTTCGCGGACGTCGTCGGCCGGTTCCGGGCCGCCGGCGTCGAGATCGTCGAGGTGGACGTCACCCCGCTCCTGCGGGCGGCCGCGCTGCTCTACGAGGGCGCGTTCGTCGCCGAACGGACCGCCGGAGTCGGCGACCACATCACCGCCCACCAACACCTCATCGGCACCGACCTCGACCCGACCGTCGCCGGCATCATCCTCGGCGGCACCCGCTTCACCGCCGCCGACGTCTTCCGCGACCAGCAGCGCCTGGACGAACTGGGCGCGGCCGGCCGGGCCGCCCTGGCCGGCACCACCGCGCTGCTGACCCCGACCACGACCTGGCACCCGACGCTGGCCCAGGTCGCCGAGGACCCGGTCGGCGCGAACGCCCGGATGGGCCGCTACACGAACTTCGCGAACCTGCTGGACCTGGCCTCGCTGGCCGTCCCGGCCGGCGTGGTAGACGGGCTGCCGTTCGGCGTCATGCTCACCGGACCGGCGTTCAGCGACCGCACGCTGGCGTCGCTCGCGCAGCTGCTGGCCGACCCGCCGGTGGAGCTGTTCGTCGTGGGCGCCCACCTGTCGGGTCATCCGCTGAACCACGAGCTGGTCGCGGCCGGCGGCTCGTGCGTCGGCCGGGCCGAGACCACCCCCGACTACCGGCTCTACGCGCTGGACACGGTCCCCCCGAAGCCCGGCCTGCTCCGCGCGGCCGGTGGCGCGTCGATCGCCGGCGAGGTCTGGCGGCTCTCGGCGTCCGGCTTCGGCGCGTTCGTCGCCGGGCTCCCCCGGCCGATGACGATCGGCACGGTGACGCTGGCCGACGGCCGGACCGTCCGCGGCTTCCTCACCGAGGCGATCGCGACGGAGACCGCCGAGGACATCACCGCGCACGGGTCCTGGCCGTCCGCTCTGGCCGCGAGGACGGTCGACCCGGCGCTCTCCCCCGGCTGA
- the uca gene encoding urea carboxylase, translating to MSTLLIANRGEIARRIIRSAHALGLSTVAVYSDADRAAPHVREADRAVRLGPAPARDSYLRTDAILEAAAATGATAIHPGYGFLSENVSFARACEDAGLAFVGPTPEQIEVFGRKHTARELAARAGVPLMAGTGLLASAEEAVAAAETIGLPVMVKATGGGGGIGMQACTTLPEVRAAYDRVARQAAAAFGSAGVFLERLVRPARHVEVQLFGDGAGRIAVIGDRDCSLQRRNQKVIEEAPAPSLPDAVRASIADSAAALAASVRYRSAGTVEFVYDPVREEASFLEVNTRLQVEHPVTELAYGVDLVDAMLRLARGDALDELFARTWEPAGVAVEARVYAEDPDKNNAPSTGLVTRAQFPDDVRVDGWIETGLEVTPHYDPMLAKIVAAGPDRDAALDRLSRALGGTRIDGVVTNLGLLRALADGTPLRAATHSTSTLDVTADPEPRIDVLQPGALTTVQDLPGRLGYWQVGVPPSGPFDPVSLRAANRAVGNPEGAPGLEVTATGPTLRFSVETTVCVAGAPAPVTLDGAPVPMWEPVPMPAGGVLAIGTAPGPGLRLAVAVRGGIDVPDYLGSASTFTLGGFGGHGGRALNAGDVLRIGTLAAGPAEPRIRPPDYTHTWRIGVTEGPHAAPEFFTRAALDTFYATDYEVHLNSARTGVRLLGPRPEWARSDGGEAGLHPSNIHDTPYAVGAIDFTGDTPIILGPDGPSLGGFVCPAVVASGELWKVGQLRPGDTVRFVRVREAVAAAPTLVGATGDGDDGVLARVPAQPGRPSVTYRRDGDDNLLIEYGDQVLDLGLRMRVHALMTALEAARPEGILDLTPGIRSLQVHTEGRASRLTGLLQELDDGLPEDLVVPSRRVRLPLSWDDPATRLAIERYMAGVRDDAPWTPWNIEFIRRINGLSSVDDVYRTVFDAQYLVLGLGDVYLGAPVATPLDPRHRLVTTKYNPARTWTAENSVGIGGAYLCIYGMEGPGGYQFVGRTVQVWNRFRRGGLFTDRPWALRFFDRIEWYPVTAEELLDLRAETDAGRGSFETSDGSFSLASHQAFLDAHADSIAGFRARQAEAFAAEKARWHASGEFDVRPEPAPAAAVAPVTVPEGAIAVTAPFGATVWQVSARPGDVVHDGERILALEAMKMETPVMAPSDGEVVDIYVTPGDSVSAGQVLFAVRVHSEVAA from the coding sequence GTGAGCACGCTGCTGATCGCCAACCGGGGCGAGATCGCCCGGCGGATCATCCGGTCGGCCCACGCGCTGGGCCTCAGCACGGTCGCGGTCTACTCCGACGCCGACCGGGCCGCCCCGCACGTCCGGGAGGCCGACCGTGCGGTCCGGCTCGGCCCGGCCCCGGCGCGCGACTCCTACCTGCGCACCGACGCGATCCTCGAGGCCGCCGCGGCGACCGGCGCGACCGCGATCCACCCCGGCTACGGCTTCCTCTCCGAGAACGTCTCGTTCGCCCGGGCCTGCGAGGACGCCGGGCTCGCGTTCGTCGGCCCGACCCCGGAGCAGATCGAGGTCTTCGGCCGCAAACACACCGCCCGCGAACTGGCCGCGCGGGCGGGCGTCCCCCTGATGGCGGGAACCGGGCTGCTGGCGTCGGCCGAGGAGGCCGTGGCCGCGGCCGAGACGATCGGGCTGCCGGTCATGGTGAAGGCCACCGGAGGTGGCGGCGGGATCGGGATGCAGGCCTGCACCACGCTGCCCGAGGTGCGCGCGGCCTACGACCGGGTGGCCCGGCAGGCCGCGGCCGCGTTCGGCAGCGCCGGGGTGTTCCTGGAGCGCCTGGTGCGACCGGCCCGCCACGTCGAGGTGCAGCTGTTCGGCGACGGGGCCGGGCGGATCGCGGTGATCGGCGACCGCGACTGCTCGCTCCAGCGGCGCAACCAGAAGGTGATCGAGGAGGCTCCGGCGCCGTCGCTCCCGGACGCGGTCCGCGCGTCGATCGCGGACAGCGCCGCGGCCCTGGCCGCGTCCGTCCGGTACCGGTCGGCCGGGACCGTCGAGTTCGTCTACGACCCGGTCCGGGAGGAGGCCTCGTTCCTCGAGGTCAACACCCGGCTGCAGGTCGAGCACCCGGTGACCGAACTCGCCTACGGCGTCGATCTGGTGGACGCGATGCTGCGCCTGGCCCGGGGCGACGCGCTGGACGAGCTCTTCGCGCGGACGTGGGAGCCGGCCGGGGTCGCGGTGGAGGCCCGGGTGTACGCCGAGGACCCGGACAAGAACAACGCGCCCTCCACCGGCCTGGTCACGCGGGCACAGTTCCCGGACGACGTGCGGGTCGACGGCTGGATCGAGACCGGCCTGGAGGTGACGCCGCACTACGACCCGATGCTCGCGAAGATCGTCGCCGCCGGACCCGACCGCGACGCGGCCCTCGACCGGCTCTCGCGCGCGCTCGGCGGCACCCGCATCGACGGGGTCGTCACCAACCTGGGCCTGCTCCGGGCCCTCGCCGACGGCACCCCGCTGCGCGCGGCCACCCACTCGACGTCCACCCTGGACGTCACCGCCGACCCCGAGCCCCGGATCGACGTGCTCCAGCCCGGCGCGCTCACCACCGTGCAGGACCTGCCCGGCCGGCTCGGGTATTGGCAGGTCGGGGTGCCGCCGTCGGGGCCGTTCGACCCGGTGTCGCTGCGGGCCGCGAACCGGGCCGTCGGCAACCCCGAGGGGGCGCCCGGACTGGAGGTGACGGCCACCGGCCCGACGCTGCGGTTCTCGGTGGAGACGACCGTCTGCGTCGCCGGCGCGCCGGCCCCGGTGACGCTCGACGGCGCACCGGTGCCGATGTGGGAGCCGGTTCCGATGCCCGCCGGAGGGGTGCTGGCCATCGGAACCGCTCCCGGGCCGGGGCTGCGCCTGGCCGTCGCCGTCCGCGGCGGGATCGACGTCCCGGACTACCTGGGCAGCGCCTCGACGTTCACGCTCGGCGGCTTCGGCGGCCACGGCGGACGCGCGCTGAACGCCGGCGACGTGCTGCGGATCGGCACGCTGGCGGCCGGACCGGCCGAACCCAGGATCCGTCCCCCGGACTACACCCACACCTGGCGGATCGGCGTCACCGAGGGCCCGCACGCGGCGCCCGAGTTCTTCACCCGCGCGGCTCTCGACACGTTCTACGCCACCGACTACGAGGTCCACCTCAACTCGGCACGGACCGGCGTCCGCCTGCTCGGACCCCGGCCGGAGTGGGCCCGCAGCGACGGCGGCGAGGCCGGTCTGCACCCGTCGAACATCCACGACACGCCCTACGCGGTGGGCGCGATCGACTTCACCGGCGACACCCCGATCATCCTCGGGCCCGACGGTCCCAGCCTGGGCGGATTCGTCTGCCCGGCCGTCGTCGCCAGCGGGGAGCTGTGGAAGGTCGGCCAGCTGCGCCCCGGGGACACCGTCCGTTTCGTCCGCGTCCGCGAAGCGGTTGCGGCGGCCCCGACGCTGGTCGGAGCGACCGGGGACGGGGACGACGGAGTTCTGGCGCGGGTCCCGGCGCAGCCGGGCCGGCCGTCGGTCACCTACCGGCGCGACGGCGACGACAACCTGCTGATCGAGTACGGCGACCAGGTCCTCGACCTCGGCCTCCGGATGCGGGTGCACGCGCTGATGACCGCGCTGGAGGCGGCCCGGCCGGAAGGGATCCTCGACCTCACGCCCGGGATCCGGTCGCTCCAGGTCCACACCGAGGGGCGCGCGAGCCGGTTGACCGGCCTGCTGCAGGAGCTGGACGACGGGCTGCCGGAAGACCTCGTCGTGCCGTCCCGGCGGGTGCGCCTGCCGCTGTCCTGGGACGACCCGGCCACCCGGCTGGCGATCGAGCGGTACATGGCGGGGGTCCGCGACGACGCGCCCTGGACGCCCTGGAACATCGAGTTCATCCGCCGGATCAACGGCCTGTCCTCGGTCGACGACGTGTACCGGACCGTGTTCGACGCGCAGTACCTGGTGCTCGGGCTCGGCGACGTCTACCTGGGCGCGCCGGTCGCCACGCCGCTGGACCCCCGGCACCGGCTGGTCACGACCAAGTACAACCCGGCCCGCACCTGGACGGCCGAGAACTCGGTCGGCATCGGCGGCGCCTACCTGTGCATCTACGGCATGGAGGGGCCGGGCGGCTACCAGTTCGTCGGCCGCACGGTGCAGGTCTGGAACCGCTTCCGGCGCGGCGGCCTGTTCACCGACCGGCCCTGGGCGCTGCGGTTCTTCGACCGCATCGAGTGGTATCCGGTGACGGCCGAGGAACTGCTCGACCTGCGGGCCGAGACCGACGCCGGCCGGGGCTCGTTCGAGACCTCCGACGGCTCGTTCTCCCTCGCTTCCCACCAGGCCTTTCTGGACGCTCACGCGGACTCCATCGCCGGGTTCCGGGCCCGGCAAGCGGAGGCGTTCGCGGCCGAGAAGGCGCGCTGGCACGCGTCCGGGGAGTTCGACGTGCGGCCGGAACCGGCTCCGGCGGCGGCGGTCGCCCCGGTCACGGTTCCGGAGGGGGCGATCGCGGTCACCGCACCGTTCGGCGCGACGGTCTGGCAGGTCTCGGCCCGGCCCGGCGACGTCGTCCACGATGGGGAACGGATCCTGGCGCTGGAGGCGATGAAGATGGAGACGCCGGTGATGGCACCGTCGGACGGTGAGGTCGTGGACATCTACGTGACGCCCGGTGACTCGGTGTCGGCCGGTCAGGTGCTGTTCGCGGTGCGGGTGCACTCGGAGGTGGCGGCGTGA